AGCTTACATATCTAAAGATCAGATAAATAATATATCTGAAATACATTTAAACAAAAAACCAAATTCTAAGAAAATAGCTATGGAAGTAAAAGTTATAGACACAGTAGGAACATTTTCTTTCTTAGAGCTTGATTTAATAACAGGTAGAAGCCATCAACTTAGAGCACATTTATCATTCCTTGGAAATCCAATAATAGGTGATGATAAGTATGGTGATAGAAAGTTAAATAGCTTCTTTAATAATAAATATGGATTGAGCTTTCAATTCTTGTATGCTTACAAATTAATCTTTAAAGATTGCCCAGAAGAACTTGCTTATATGGAAAATAAAATCATAACACAAGCTTTACCTCCAATATTTAAAAAGGTAAAAAAGGATGTTTTGAAATTTTAGGGGAGTTTTAGTATGAAGAAACAATCAACTACTAAAGGGTTCGCAATATTGTCGGCAGCAGGGATAATTGTAAAATTATTATCCCTTTTATACATACCCTTTTTAAAAAGAATAATAACTTTAAATGGATATGGAATATATGGTGCATCTTATAAAATATATGTTTGGATATATGTTCTTGCAAATTCAGGTATACCAGTTGCAATATCAAAACTAGTATCTGAATATATGGCTCTTGAACATTATAAAGATGCAATAAAAAGTTTTAAAATAGCTAGATTTATGATGCTTATTATTGGAACGGTCATGAGTTTATTTATGTTTATTCTTGCGGGACCACTTGCAAATGCAATTGGGTATCCTAATGCTAAATTATCTATAATGGCTCTTGCACCAACTATATTTTTTACATCAATAGTATCTTGTTATAGAGGATATTTTCAAGGTAGAGGAAATATGACTCCAACAGCTATTTCACAAATATTAGAGCAGATAATAAATACTATCTTTACTCTTGTATTTGCAGCTATGCTTATGAAGTATGGTGTAGATGCAGGATGTGCAGGGGGAACGCTTGGTACTTCACTTGGTTCACTTATTGCGGCTGTATATCTTATAATTGTATATGAAAAAAATAAAGTTATTAGAGTGCCAAAGGGACATAAGTATGAAGATAAAAGTGTGCATACAAATAAACAACTATTAAAAAGAATTGTTCTCTATGGACTTCCTGTAGTAATTTGTGTTGGACTTCAATATTCAGGAGATATAATTGACCTTGGAATAGTAAAGAGAAGATTATTACATTGTGGACTTTCAGATGTTGCAAGTAATGAAAAGTGGGCTTTATTTAACATGTATAGAACGCTTCTTAGTGTTCCTATAACTATGGTATCTGCTCTTGCTGCAACAGTATTACCAGCAGTGTCAAGTGCTTATTCCATAAGGGACAAGGATGAAGTTAGAAATAAAGTAAATTATGCATTTAGATTTTGCTTTTTAGTGGCAGTTCCATCTGCTATTGGACTTGCAGTGTTACACGATGGTGTATTCCAATTATTATTTAAAGAATCGCAAGGAGGGGTATTCCTTCTATATGGTTCCATTGTGTTAATATTAAATGCTATAGTTCTTATACAAACATCAATACTTCAAAGTATAGGAAAGTTATATGCATCGACAGTATTTATGGTGTTTGGTGTTATTGGGAAGATAGTTACAAATTACATTTTAGTTGGAATTCCTAAAATAAATATATTAGGAGCTATATTTGGAAACATGATGTTTTTCTTAATACCATTAGTTCTTAACTATAAACTAATAAATAAAGTTCTAAGATTAAGAGTTAAACTTATAGCTCACTTTATAAAACCATTCTTAGCTTCTGTTTTAATGGGAATTGTGGTTTATGGTTCATATATTTCAGTTAAAATATTAATACTGAACTTTGCAGTTACAGGATATTTAAATGATGCCATATCTACAATAATAGCCGTTGTAATAGGTATGT
This Clostridium novyi NT DNA region includes the following protein-coding sequences:
- a CDS encoding putative polysaccharide biosynthesis protein, with translation MKKQSTTKGFAILSAAGIIVKLLSLLYIPFLKRIITLNGYGIYGASYKIYVWIYVLANSGIPVAISKLVSEYMALEHYKDAIKSFKIARFMMLIIGTVMSLFMFILAGPLANAIGYPNAKLSIMALAPTIFFTSIVSCYRGYFQGRGNMTPTAISQILEQIINTIFTLVFAAMLMKYGVDAGCAGGTLGTSLGSLIAAVYLIIVYEKNKVIRVPKGHKYEDKSVHTNKQLLKRIVLYGLPVVICVGLQYSGDIIDLGIVKRRLLHCGLSDVASNEKWALFNMYRTLLSVPITMVSALAATVLPAVSSAYSIRDKDEVRNKVNYAFRFCFLVAVPSAIGLAVLHDGVFQLLFKESQGGVFLLYGSIVLILNAIVLIQTSILQSIGKLYASTVFMVFGVIGKIVTNYILVGIPKINILGAIFGNMMFFLIPLVLNYKLINKVLRLRVKLIAHFIKPFLASVLMGIVVYGSYISVKILILNFAVTGYLNDAISTIIAVVIGMFIYIYGLVIVGGIRKEDMNEFPSKITRLIPKFLLEKVK